One Macrobrachium rosenbergii isolate ZJJX-2024 chromosome 10, ASM4041242v1, whole genome shotgun sequence DNA window includes the following coding sequences:
- the LOC136842632 gene encoding ADP-ribosylation factor-like protein 2-binding protein, giving the protein MAMASGDEKEEVLVFDDSEATRQFDCLVGHIESIILSDEFVSLRENFMKKHCHLFCDDEENKLEYMDIYKQYTSLIEGHIETELSARESSFSMPAFLQELSQCGSLEGEVFDLLLTFTDFLAFKTAMLETKQSEESGSSRLEDLLQVTRLG; this is encoded by the exons ATGGCAATGGCTAGTGGAGATGAGAAAGAGGAAGTTTTGGTGTTTGACGATTCTGAAGCTACTCGACAGTTTGATTGTTTAGTTGGTCATATTGAAAGCATTATTTTAA GTGATGAATTTGTCAGTCTTCGAGAgaatttcatgaaaaagcattgcCATTTGTTTTGTGATGATGAAGAGAATAAGTTGGAGTACATggatatatacaaacaatat ACTTCCCTAATTGAGGGCCACATAGAAACAGAATTATCAGCACGTGAGAGTAGTTTTAGCATGCCTGCTTTCCTACAAGAATTAAGCCAGTGTGGATCTCTTGAGGGAGAAGTTTTTGATCTCCTACTAACATTTACTGACTTCTTAGCTTTCAAGACTGCCATGTTGGAAACAAAACAG agtGAAGAAAGTGGTTCTTCTAGGTTAGAAGACTTGCTTCAGGTTACAAGGCTTGGGTAG